The genomic window AAGTCCAAAGCTATATCTATAGTAGTGACTATCATGTGAATTTACATTGGTTGTGTGTGgagaatgtttttaaaaaaaagatcaaGCAGCCTTCAATTGATTTAAACAATAAACATCTTCAAGCCAAagaactacaaatgttggaaattaGAAGTGAAATCAAGTTGAAGAagcgtcactggacctgaaatgttaatgccTGCTTTCTTTCGAAAGATTCTGCCACCCCGGATCAATATTCATCTCAGACAGAAGTACAGAATATGATATACTATCTCTTATACTGGAATGGGATTTTAGACAAACCAAATCTTAAGGGAATCCAACATCCCCTGGCCCCACCCCCAGTCTAGGACAGGTTGAGGCATGTTGTCTTCTCATTCATGGCCCTATTTCATACTTGACGATCTAATCACTTGACGCCCTCATTCAATTTGCTGTCATATTGATAGTAACAGTAAATGTAATAAATGCACAATTCTCTTTGGCTAAACGTAAAAGTTTGTATACAATGTTGTATCGGTCGACAGAAAAAAGTATAGCTACCACAACATATGACACCCAAAGTCTATCTTACCTGAGACTGTGCACGTATGGTGAGACGAATATCTTCCTGGATTGGCAGAGGCAATGTTGAATGACCACAAGGCAGTTTAAAAAGATTGGATTGACAGTCACTGGATTTGTTATAGCAAAGTGTTTGTAAGAGGTATTCACTGTGGTAGCCACACATACCACATTCATAGAAAGTGCCATTCAGCAATGCAACAGAAATCCATGTTACGGGAGCTACTAAAGCACCCACTGTGATTTGCAAAAAAATTTTTATACCACGGCAGATGATTGTTTTAGAGCAATGCTTTACTTGGTTGATACAACAGCCAGTACATAGCTTCCAGGTTCTGCTACTTACGAAGTATCCCAGCAAAAATAATACCAGGGCTGGGATGAGAAGAAAAACCATACTGTAGGCAAAGTTCCAAGAATTACAGGGACAACTGAACACAACAACAGAGAATAGCTGTTCTCCCCCAGCTGTTGCTAAGGCCAGAAAGCTATATCCTAGAGTAGCATGCTGTTTCAGAACTAAATTCAGCACTGTCCTATATTTCTCCATCTTTACGGTACGCGTACTAGCACTAAATGACAGTTGATGCAACTTCCTTTCAGACGTTTTCAGAGCACCTCATAAATAATTTATATCAAGTGTTCACTCGTGGTGACCATTTATGGGAAAGGGGCTGAGAAATGAAACCAAATCTAATTAAAAAGGAAAGTACTGCAGCGTATGATATGCCTGCCAAGCAGCCCTTTGATAATTGGCTCCAGACTTCATCCTGTGCATGTGCCAGAAGACTCTGTGGGTCTGAGCTTAGGAACTGTTCATGTTCCCgacacactctgggaatctccAAAAATATCTAATCGCATTCCCGAGCTGTTTGGAGTTTAACCAGTTTATTCATAGAACCCCTTACATGAATAGCTTACATAAGCTTTCCCTTAAATAGCTTTGAGGCTATCTTTTAAATAAATTTACTGAAAAATGCAATAGCTTCCATTTGTTATCCTTAGCATCATAATGAAGATTGACCATCACATTGCATGGGTGGCCAAACTATTTATAGGACAAAAATTGATTAGCCACTTTAACACTGCTGTGTGATTTCATTTTTACAATGATTTCATTTTTGATCTGGGAAATATTCAATATTGAAGATATATATCACAGAGATAGATGCAATTTAGTAAATGGATGAGAGGTAGGAACTCAAAAAAAATTACAATTGCCGGAGTAGAGGTTCATTACATTGATTCCAGAAATGACGATTTATccaatgaagagagattggacaatttaggcctatattctctggagtttagtaGAATGTGAGGATATCTAACTGTGGTATATAAGATGATAAAGGGGTTTGGCAAAGTAGACATAAAGTGCATGTTTCCTCTTGTCTA from Chiloscyllium punctatum isolate Juve2018m chromosome 3, sChiPun1.3, whole genome shotgun sequence includes these protein-coding regions:
- the LOC140460879 gene encoding calcium homeostasis modulator protein 6-like, translating into MEKYRTVLNLVLKQHATLGYSFLALATAGGEQLFSVVVFSCPCNSWNFAYSMVFLLIPALVLFLLGYFVSSRTWKLCTGCCINQVKHCSKTIICRGIKIFLQITVGALVAPVTWISVALLNGTFYECGMCGYHSEYLLQTLCYNKSSDCQSNLFKLPCGHSTLPLPIQEDIRLTIRAQSQVLGWSLIAAIVVFTLASTCILRCYSPVSFLQLQFWKMYKVKENELFEQKSAEHAKELAERNLKSFFNSEGPQDIRTPNRAAWEEISLLYSFSRTEEYYSTIHKYAERKADNTRTSTSTIHVDVPAVLDFVDGNKNSVDSHV